The Nostoc sp. 'Lobaria pulmonaria (5183) cyanobiont' genome window below encodes:
- a CDS encoding aspartoacylase: MNQVNRVAIVGGTHGNEFTGAYLIQKFAQFPDLITRPSFETVTLLANPNAFAAGRRYLEKDLNRCFLKQDLQDPTLNSYEDLQAKLIQDTLALNGDKQADFILDLHSSTANMGLTIILDNSHPFNLKLAAYLSQLNPLVRVYRCSFKSIAENPFVNSLCELGFAFEVGPIAQGILKARLFQQTEELVRALLDYLEQFNQGKIPSNNETLILYDHLSVVDYPKKPDGTIFGMIHPELQDKDYQALNPGDPIFITFDDKTIVYEGTSTVWPIFINEAAYYEKGIAMCLTQRQQINI; this comes from the coding sequence ATGAACCAGGTTAATCGAGTTGCAATTGTCGGTGGCACTCATGGCAATGAGTTTACAGGAGCATACCTAATCCAAAAATTTGCCCAGTTTCCCGATTTAATTACTAGACCGAGTTTTGAGACAGTCACTCTGTTAGCAAATCCCAATGCTTTTGCCGCCGGAAGACGATATTTAGAAAAGGATTTAAATCGCTGTTTTCTCAAGCAAGATTTACAAGATCCGACTCTGAATAGTTACGAAGATTTGCAAGCTAAATTAATTCAGGATACCCTAGCATTAAATGGGGATAAACAAGCAGATTTCATCTTAGACTTGCACAGCAGTACAGCTAATATGGGTCTAACAATTATTCTTGATAACAGTCATCCCTTCAACTTAAAATTAGCTGCTTATCTGAGCCAGCTTAATCCTTTAGTTAGGGTTTATCGCTGCTCTTTTAAATCAATTGCAGAAAACCCCTTTGTAAATTCTCTATGCGAATTAGGCTTTGCGTTCGAGGTTGGCCCAATTGCCCAAGGTATCTTAAAAGCAAGGCTGTTCCAACAAACAGAGGAACTTGTTCGCGCGCTTCTGGACTACCTAGAACAGTTTAACCAAGGTAAAATTCCATCAAATAACGAAACTTTGATTCTCTATGACCACTTATCAGTTGTAGACTACCCAAAAAAACCGGATGGTACAATCTTTGGAATGATTCATCCAGAGCTTCAGGATAAGGATTATCAAGCCTTGAACCCAGGAGATCCAATTTTTATAACTTTTGACGATAAAACAATTGTTTATGAAGGTACATCTACTGTTTGGCCAATTTTTATTAATGAGGCAGCTTATTACGAAAAGGGAATTGCCATGTGTTTGACTCAGAGGCAGCAAATCAACATCTAA
- a CDS encoding glutathione S-transferase family protein produces MTNSTPMDDDKKLPKKKGKSLPPKLIIWLGKFVWTSIWQIMMSNLAPRNQSGAYIRPNSQFRKFIGTDEGNPHPPATGRYKLYVGLGCPWAHRTLVVRSLKKLEAVISVCVVSPSPIEGGWIFNQEEEGCRTLAEFYQKAEPGYSGRSTVPVLWDNQTKTIVNNESSEIIVMLNSEFNEFANNSTLNLYPEELKEKIDWWNEKIYHAVNNGVYRCGFAQTQEAYNQACNELFATLDEIELALQTNRYLCGEHLTLADVRLFTTLFRFDSAYYGLFKCNKQRIRDYQNLGAYLRDLYQLPGVADTCDVESVKRDYYGNLFPLNPGGIIPNGPDMSYLNQPHDRDRIGKVNAS; encoded by the coding sequence ATGACTAACTCAACTCCAATGGATGACGATAAAAAGCTCCCCAAAAAGAAAGGCAAATCGCTTCCTCCGAAGCTAATTATCTGGCTGGGAAAGTTTGTCTGGACAAGTATTTGGCAAATAATGATGTCAAACCTTGCTCCTCGCAATCAGTCGGGAGCATATATTCGTCCTAATAGCCAGTTTCGCAAGTTCATCGGCACAGACGAAGGAAATCCACACCCACCAGCAACGGGGCGCTACAAACTCTATGTTGGGCTGGGCTGTCCTTGGGCACATCGAACCTTAGTTGTGCGATCGCTCAAAAAACTCGAAGCGGTAATATCAGTATGTGTCGTCTCTCCTTCTCCCATTGAAGGCGGTTGGATATTTAACCAAGAAGAAGAAGGTTGTCGCACACTGGCTGAATTTTATCAGAAGGCAGAACCCGGCTACAGTGGACGCTCCACAGTGCCAGTACTATGGGATAACCAAACAAAAACCATCGTCAATAATGAGAGTTCAGAGATTATCGTCATGCTGAACTCTGAGTTTAACGAGTTCGCCAACAATTCGACGCTAAATCTTTACCCAGAAGAACTGAAAGAGAAAATTGACTGGTGGAATGAAAAGATTTATCACGCCGTAAATAATGGTGTGTATCGCTGTGGCTTTGCCCAGACTCAAGAAGCATACAATCAAGCCTGTAATGAACTATTCGCAACTCTCGATGAGATTGAACTTGCATTACAGACTAATCGCTATCTCTGCGGCGAACATCTGACACTTGCAGATGTGCGTTTATTCACAACATTATTTCGGTTTGATAGTGCCTATTATGGACTGTTTAAATGTAATAAGCAGCGAATTCGAGACTATCAGAATCTCGGAGCTTATCTACGCGATCTTTATCAGCTTCCAGGTGTGGCTGACACTTGCGACGTAGAAAGCGTGAAGCGGGACTACTACGGAAACCTATTCCCACTCAATCCCGGCGGAATTATTCCCAACGGCCCTGATATGTCCTATCTTAATCAACCACACGATCGCGATCGCATCGGCAAGGTGAATGCTTCATGA
- a CDS encoding BsuBI/PstI family type II restriction endonuclease yields MFQSSSREFTDNHHKPLEFKSLSKCSVRNLLNEVDILRIAASLKQDQKQKGKLGQFLTPAPVAELMAGMFGKLDLPQISLLDAGAGVGSLLAAFVANLCHSQKRPANLDIVAYEIDPFLIGYLHQTLKLCARECQIAGISLNYEIRDTDFIEDAVRLLQPSLFDNLDNCRFTHAILNPPYLKINAHSKVRNLLRSIGLEASNLYTGFIAATVQLLESRGELVAISPRSFCNGPYFRDFRRMFLEMMALDQIHLFESRQQAFIDDEVLQETIIIHAVKQKPKFDNVTISTSSNADDDFILSNSSPYTEIVIPNDSQQFIHIIPDTLSQQVIEKMANFTCTLKDLELTVSTGRVVDFRAKEYLCLIPDKNTVPLIYPLNFSGGYVEYPKVTKKHQALVYAEQTVSLLVPNEHYVLTKRFSSKEEKKRVVAVVYDANQINCSWVGFENHLNYFHKNGKGLNLTLARGLAAYLNSSLVDALFRLFNGHTQVNATDLRNLKYPTIAQLMTVGLYITEHFPSQKEIDELVQEELLSMSNQSENNPLIIKNRIDEALQILIELGLPRAQLNERSALTLLALLDLKPTVPWDTATSPLMGITPMMKFMAQHYGKIYEPNSREGVRRQTVHQFLDAALIIVNPDAPERPVNSPKTVYQIEESALELLRTYETTEWKKSIRTYLASVETLKKRYAQERELSRIPIVIEGKLKTLSPGGQNILIEKIINEFAERFTPGGKLIYVGDTDEKFAYFNKVGLKDLGVTINSHGKMPDVIIHHLKNDWLVLIEAVTSHGPINPKRKKELEVIFADIKIPIVMVTSFLSRKAMVEYLPEIAWETDVWVAGDSTHLIHFNGEYLLQAYKMDRDSETK; encoded by the coding sequence ATGTTCCAATCAAGCAGTAGAGAGTTTACAGACAATCATCACAAGCCGTTGGAATTCAAAAGCTTGTCAAAATGTTCTGTCAGAAACTTACTCAATGAAGTAGATATTCTGAGGATTGCTGCAAGCTTGAAACAGGATCAAAAGCAAAAAGGAAAACTGGGGCAATTTTTGACTCCTGCTCCAGTAGCAGAATTAATGGCTGGGATGTTTGGCAAGCTCGATCTTCCTCAAATATCTCTACTTGACGCTGGAGCAGGAGTAGGATCATTACTTGCAGCTTTTGTGGCTAATCTTTGTCACAGCCAAAAACGCCCAGCCAATTTAGATATTGTTGCCTATGAAATCGACCCTTTTCTGATTGGGTATTTGCATCAGACATTGAAATTATGTGCTAGAGAATGTCAAATAGCTGGGATCTCTTTAAATTATGAGATCCGGGATACGGATTTTATTGAGGATGCAGTCAGACTTCTTCAGCCTAGTTTGTTCGATAATCTTGACAATTGCAGATTTACCCATGCTATTCTCAATCCCCCATATTTAAAAATTAACGCTCATTCCAAAGTTCGTAATTTGTTACGTTCTATAGGATTAGAAGCCAGCAATTTATATACAGGTTTTATTGCTGCTACAGTTCAACTTCTTGAATCAAGAGGAGAGCTTGTAGCTATCTCGCCGCGTAGTTTCTGTAATGGGCCATATTTTAGAGACTTCCGCAGAATGTTTTTGGAAATGATGGCTTTAGACCAGATACATCTTTTTGAATCCAGACAGCAAGCTTTTATTGATGATGAAGTTTTGCAGGAAACGATTATTATTCATGCTGTTAAACAAAAACCAAAATTTGACAATGTAACTATCAGTACAAGTTCAAATGCTGATGATGATTTTATTCTGTCAAATTCCTCACCTTATACAGAGATAGTTATTCCCAACGACTCGCAACAATTTATCCACATTATCCCCGATACACTAAGTCAGCAGGTCATTGAAAAAATGGCTAATTTTACCTGTACATTAAAAGACCTAGAATTAACTGTATCAACGGGACGTGTTGTAGATTTTCGTGCTAAAGAATATCTGTGTTTAATACCAGACAAAAATACTGTTCCTTTGATTTATCCATTGAATTTCTCAGGAGGATATGTTGAGTATCCCAAAGTAACTAAAAAACACCAAGCTCTGGTATATGCAGAACAAACTGTATCTCTTTTAGTACCAAATGAACATTATGTTTTGACTAAAAGATTCTCCTCAAAAGAGGAAAAAAAGCGAGTTGTTGCTGTTGTATATGATGCTAACCAAATTAATTGTTCTTGGGTAGGTTTTGAAAATCACCTGAATTATTTTCACAAGAATGGAAAAGGACTTAATCTTACCTTAGCACGTGGTCTTGCTGCTTATCTTAACTCTAGCCTTGTTGATGCACTTTTCCGGTTGTTTAATGGGCATACTCAGGTTAATGCAACCGATTTACGAAATTTAAAATATCCGACAATAGCGCAGCTAATGACCGTAGGACTATATATTACTGAGCATTTTCCATCACAGAAAGAAATTGATGAACTTGTGCAAGAAGAGTTACTGAGTATGAGCAATCAGTCTGAAAACAACCCCTTAATCATCAAAAACCGTATTGATGAAGCATTGCAAATACTAATTGAACTTGGACTTCCACGGGCACAACTTAATGAGCGTTCAGCCTTAACTCTTTTGGCTTTACTTGACTTAAAACCGACTGTTCCTTGGGATACTGCTACATCTCCCCTAATGGGAATTACGCCAATGATGAAATTTATGGCACAGCACTATGGCAAAATATATGAACCTAATTCGCGGGAAGGTGTTCGCCGCCAAACAGTCCATCAATTCTTAGATGCGGCTTTGATAATTGTAAATCCAGATGCGCCTGAACGTCCCGTTAATAGTCCGAAAACAGTATATCAGATTGAAGAAAGTGCGCTTGAACTCTTACGTACTTATGAAACTACTGAATGGAAAAAGAGCATTCGTACTTACCTTGCTTCAGTTGAAACTTTGAAAAAACGATATGCTCAGGAGCGGGAACTATCACGTATTCCTATTGTGATTGAAGGAAAGTTAAAAACTCTATCGCCAGGTGGTCAGAATATTCTGATTGAAAAGATTATTAATGAATTTGCAGAACGTTTTACACCTGGAGGAAAACTGATTTATGTTGGCGATACAGATGAAAAGTTCGCGTATTTTAATAAAGTGGGGTTGAAAGATTTAGGCGTTACTATCAATTCTCATGGAAAAATGCCCGATGTGATTATCCATCATCTAAAAAATGATTGGCTAGTTTTAATTGAAGCTGTAACTTCTCATGGCCCAATTAACCCTAAACGCAAGAAAGAACTTGAAGTCATCTTTGCTGATATAAAAATTCCTATTGTAATGGTAACAAGCTTTTTAAGCCGGAAAGCGATGGTAGAGTATTTGCCTGAGATTGCTTGGGAAACCGATGTTTGGGTTGCGGGAGATTCTACTCATCTCATTCACTTCAATGGAGAATATTTATTACAGGCTTACAAAATGGATAGAGATTCTGAAACGAAATAA
- a CDS encoding 2-hydroxyacid dehydrogenase, producing MLHKVFVTRRLPIELEQLRSLATVEVWPERQPPPYEILLKKVKEIDGLLCLLTDQIDRQLIESGKLKVISQMAVGYDNIDIAAATARQIPVGHTPGVLTDATADFAWALLMAAARRVVEADRFTRAGLWQTWEPDLLLGPNVTGATLGIVGFGRIGQALARRAKGFEMRILYTSRQRYSPELEQSLGVEFATLEHLLQDSDFVTLHTPSADDTYHLISDRQFELMKRSAILINTARGTIVDPDSLYRALASGQIAAAAVDVTEPEPIPSDSLLLTLENLIIAPHIGSASRQTRSKMATMAIANLIAGLRGDRLAYCVNPEIYNS from the coding sequence ATGCTTCATAAAGTCTTCGTTACTCGTCGCCTACCGATCGAATTAGAGCAACTGCGATCGCTCGCCACTGTGGAAGTTTGGCCAGAACGCCAACCCCCTCCCTATGAAATTTTACTAAAAAAAGTCAAAGAAATAGATGGATTGCTATGTTTGCTGACTGACCAAATCGATCGCCAACTCATCGAGTCAGGGAAACTCAAAGTCATCAGTCAAATGGCGGTGGGTTACGATAACATTGACATTGCCGCAGCCACGGCACGACAAATTCCCGTCGGTCATACTCCTGGGGTGTTAACCGATGCTACCGCAGATTTTGCCTGGGCATTACTAATGGCAGCTGCCCGGCGCGTAGTGGAGGCAGATCGGTTTACTCGTGCAGGTTTGTGGCAGACTTGGGAACCAGACTTGCTGTTGGGGCCAAATGTTACAGGTGCTACCTTGGGGATTGTTGGTTTTGGGCGCATTGGTCAAGCGCTCGCTCGTCGTGCCAAAGGGTTTGAAATGCGGATTTTGTATACGAGCAGGCAACGATACAGCCCAGAATTAGAACAATCTTTAGGTGTGGAGTTTGCTACGTTAGAACACTTACTGCAAGACTCAGATTTTGTAACACTGCATACGCCATCGGCTGATGATACTTATCATCTGATTAGCGATCGCCAATTTGAATTGATGAAGCGATCGGCTATTTTGATCAACACGGCGCGGGGAACTATTGTAGATCCCGATTCTCTGTATCGCGCCCTTGCAAGTGGTCAAATCGCTGCTGCGGCTGTAGATGTCACCGAACCAGAACCGATTCCTAGTGATAGCCTATTGTTGACCTTAGAAAATCTAATTATTGCACCTCATATTGGTAGTGCCAGCCGTCAAACGCGCTCAAAAATGGCAACAATGGCGATCGCTAATTTAATCGCGGGATTGAGAGGCGATCGTTTGGCTTATTGTGTCAACCCTGAAATTTATAATTCATAA